The Pseudomonadota bacterium genome includes a window with the following:
- a CDS encoding type IV pilus secretin family protein, translated as MILYRNGFKWLVMLLIAASAVIGAPAAHAKSPVVTGVQVNGASGKLKVNVTATGEVQYRVLNLNDPRPQLVVEIFPAQLATDVSKSTDVNAGEVEKVRMGQFSDNPDVVRLVVDLKSAVKYQVSLGQGHKRLTLALDTTASTAVTHAAPVVKAPAAATLAVAPALKGKAAVRVAEAGAPDVSPSHTYVVHNSPAGAPAEIAKGSKPRRSGKSGAASAGTGKAVTLDFVNADLIYVLKILAKELKLNLVTDSTVKGSVTMALKDVPPSAALQLILKIQGFDYKIFGSTLVVGAADTLGKIPADIMGKQLPKAGDVNVLPIPLENAKAAAVADTIKGVYPDAKVTVQADQNFVVVTASKGQLRDIKEFVQKLDVPPPPPVVLKTEIVPVKYGTVQGVLNLAKPLYPSLGYTVDDRLNSLIVTGQDRDIEALKAFLATVDIPLQQVMLDIRIVVLNEDGSKILGFSIGSSDGTFGVFGAQGGRPITFTESLPLVNGAAATTTPSLAIAPFNRTPFVIGATLSMLVSRNDAKVIATPRVMTQSGKEASVLIGDKYPIVYFDPRAGQFQVQYIDIGTKLGVKPTVTADGFVVMDLTPEQSTLKALINNQYPETQVVTVKTNVRVRDGDTVVIGGLLRETEKYTLSKLPFLGDLPVLGELFRQTNIQRQKDETFVTVTPKVM; from the coding sequence ATGATTCTCTATCGCAATGGATTCAAGTGGCTCGTGATGCTTCTCATCGCGGCTTCCGCCGTGATCGGGGCACCGGCCGCACACGCGAAAAGTCCTGTCGTCACTGGTGTTCAGGTCAACGGCGCCTCAGGCAAGCTGAAGGTGAACGTGACCGCCACGGGCGAGGTCCAGTACCGTGTTCTCAATCTCAATGATCCGCGACCTCAGCTGGTGGTCGAGATCTTCCCTGCGCAGCTGGCCACTGACGTCAGCAAGTCCACGGACGTCAACGCGGGAGAGGTGGAGAAGGTCCGCATGGGCCAGTTCTCCGACAACCCCGACGTGGTGCGTCTCGTGGTCGACCTGAAGTCGGCTGTCAAGTACCAGGTCTCTCTGGGGCAGGGTCACAAGCGCCTTACCCTGGCGCTCGACACGACGGCATCCACGGCCGTGACCCATGCGGCTCCTGTGGTGAAGGCTCCTGCGGCAGCCACCCTGGCTGTGGCGCCTGCGCTGAAGGGCAAGGCAGCGGTCCGCGTGGCCGAGGCTGGCGCCCCGGACGTGAGCCCCTCGCACACCTATGTCGTGCACAACTCGCCTGCGGGCGCCCCTGCCGAGATCGCGAAGGGCTCCAAGCCCCGTCGCAGCGGCAAGTCTGGCGCAGCCTCCGCTGGCACGGGGAAGGCAGTCACCCTCGACTTCGTGAATGCCGACCTCATCTACGTGCTCAAGATCCTGGCGAAGGAGCTGAAGCTGAACCTGGTGACCGACAGCACGGTCAAGGGTTCGGTGACGATGGCTCTGAAAGATGTGCCGCCGAGCGCAGCGCTCCAGCTCATCCTCAAGATCCAGGGCTTCGACTACAAGATCTTCGGCAGCACCCTCGTGGTGGGCGCCGCTGATACGCTCGGCAAGATCCCTGCCGACATCATGGGCAAGCAGCTTCCGAAGGCGGGAGACGTGAACGTCCTCCCGATTCCGCTCGAGAACGCCAAGGCGGCCGCGGTGGCCGACACCATCAAGGGCGTCTACCCGGACGCGAAGGTCACCGTTCAGGCTGACCAGAACTTCGTGGTGGTGACGGCGAGCAAGGGCCAGCTGCGCGACATCAAGGAGTTCGTCCAGAAGCTGGACGTTCCGCCTCCGCCGCCCGTCGTGCTCAAGACCGAGATCGTCCCGGTCAAGTACGGCACCGTCCAGGGTGTGTTGAATCTGGCGAAGCCGCTGTATCCTTCGCTGGGCTACACCGTGGATGACCGTCTCAACTCGCTCATCGTGACGGGTCAGGACCGTGACATCGAGGCGCTCAAGGCGTTCCTCGCCACCGTTGACATCCCGCTGCAGCAGGTGATGCTCGACATCCGCATCGTTGTCCTCAACGAAGACGGCTCCAAGATCCTCGGCTTCTCCATCGGCTCGTCTGACGGTACGTTCGGCGTGTTCGGTGCCCAGGGCGGCCGACCCATCACCTTCACCGAGTCTCTGCCGCTCGTCAACGGAGCAGCGGCGACCACCACGCCTTCGCTGGCCATCGCGCCTTTCAACCGCACGCCCTTTGTCATCGGTGCGACCCTGTCGATGCTCGTGTCGCGCAACGACGCGAAGGTCATCGCCACCCCGCGCGTCATGACCCAGAGCGGCAAGGAAGCCTCGGTGCTCATCGGTGACAAGTACCCCATCGTGTACTTCGATCCGCGCGCGGGTCAGTTCCAGGTCCAGTACATCGACATCGGCACCAAGCTGGGCGTGAAGCCCACGGTTACGGCTGACGGTTTCGTCGTGATGGACCTGACCCCTGAGCAGAGCACCCTGAAGGCGCTCATCAACAACCAGTACCCTGAGACCCAGGTGGTGACCGTGAAGACCAACGTGCGCGTGCGCGATGGTGACACGGTGGTCATCGGTGGTCTGCTTCGTGAGACGGAGAAGTACACCCTCAGCAAGCTGCCCTTCCTGGGTGACCTGCCTGTCCTCGGTGAGCTCTTCCGCCAGACGAACATCCAGCGTCAGAAGGACGAGACCTTCGTGACGGTGACGCCCAAGGTCATGTAG